The region gggcgggggcggccgcagCACCCTGCCCACTAGGGGCGGGGCCTGACGCAGAACCCCGCCTGAttggggcggggccggccggggggcggggcctgtggaACCTCGGAACCCGGGCGACTGGGGCCGAGGCGCGCGTCTCCGGGCGCGGGGTTCCTCCACGCAGCCTCCCATTCAAAAGATGCCGAAGGGGCGGCGCGGCAGCCAGAGCCCCACCATGAGCCagcggccggccccgcccctctaCTTCCCCTCCCTCTACGACCGCGGCATCTCCTCGTCGCCGCTCAGCGACTTCAACATCTGGAAGAAGCTCTTCGTGCCGCtgaaggcgggggcgggggcggggacgggggcggggcggcccctgCCCCAGGCGCCCCCGGtcccggcgcccccgccgccgccccccggccTGGGGCCCCCCAGCGAGCGCCCCTGGCCCCCGCCCTGGCCCTCCGGCCTGGCCTCCATCCCCTACGAGCCTCTGCGCTTCTTCTACTCGCCGCCGCCGGGGCCCGAGGGGGCTGCCTCGCCCCTGGCTCCCGGGCCCACGGCCCCCCGGCTCGCCGCCGCCTCCCACCCCGAGGAGTTATGCGAGCTGGAGATCCGGATTAAGGAGCTGGAGCTGCTCACCATCACTGGCGACGGCTTCGACTCCCAGCGCTGTGCGTGGCCCCGCCCGAgcccccctgcccgccccggCTCGCTCCCGGGCTCCACCCGGCTCCACGCCTCCTAACCCCCTCCCACGCAGTGTGGCCTCGGGCTCAGACTGCAGCCCCCAGGCTCCGGGATCCCACGtcgaccgccccccccccccccgccccggcacccGGTCACACCTCCCAGCGCCCCGACTCCCGCATCCTGGGTTTCTACCGACGCCGTCCCTCACCGCAGTCAGGATTTCGCCAACACTTTTGGCCCAAACCCCACCCTCCGTCCGTCCTGAGCCCTTTGGGTAATGGGGACTCTGAGCCTCCAAACCTGGAAGTCCATCCACCGCAGCCCCCATCCTGCACTCGGAGCCTCCTGCACCTTAACAcagccccgcccgcgccccgtgGTGGCAGTGCTACCATCACCCaccacccctacccctacccctagaGACCGAGCTTTAGTCTTCAACTGCGGTCCTGgacgggcggggagggggggagcgaAGGAAGGTGGTTGGAGTGTCTGTAGGTAGAGGTGGGAACTGTGCAAGACCCAAAAAGCCCAAGGACAGTTCACCGGGGCTCTTTGGGGCCCTCCACTTCTCAATGCTCGAAGGAAACACCCTGTGGAccccggccctggccctgggAGCCCTCTCACCAGGGGCCTGAACTCTGCCCTTTGGTCTTAGGTTTAAAGTCTTAGGGCTCTGGACCAGGGCAGACCAGGTGTACTGATGTGGCAGGATGCCTCCCGGTGGGAGGATCAAGTTCAATCTGATTCTACTCCCATAAGGACTTAACACACTGTAGGATATTCAGAGGCCATAGGCTGTTCTGCAGACTGTGTCTTCCCATCACCTGTTCTGGCTAACACTTGCAGTATACCACTAGAGGAGGAAAGCTTATTCTAGAAAGACCATTCCCAGTATTgcgaaaaaaaaacaaacaacaggtTAAATTGGCTCCCCTGCCACACAGGGAAGGGGTGTatgaaataacctaaatgtttaGGTTAATGTGGCCGTGAGAATGGTCCCCTACACATCAGACACCCTGTAAGATCCTCTTTCCACCGCCATGGAAAGAATCCCTAGAAAACAGGCTTTTCTAAGTCCTGGATTTCTTTTGTACATTCTCCACTTAAACATGTTTTGGCtgttaaggtgttttttttttttttttttccttcctgcccATGTTGGGTATTGGATTCATGCAGGGCACACAGAGTTGCTTCCCAGAAGCTTACGTTGGGAGGGTTAGAAAAGGCCTTCTCTTTACTACAGCTGTGTTTGTTTTGCTCTTCTGCAGATAAATTCTTGCAGGCACTGAAAGATGAAAAGTTACAAGGACTGAAGACGAGGCAGCCCGGAAAGAAGTCGGCCCCTCTCTCCTGAAGAGCTGCCCACCAGCGCCTGGGCAGCCGCCTCCTTAGGTGTTAGTGCGTAGATAATGTGTCCCTTTGGTTGTCATTTCAAAGATAGTTATTTTCTGTTCTGTATTTAACTGCTGCTCTCATTGCTCCCAGCATGTACTCCACATTCAGGGCCCACTTGCGTGGTGaatctcatgctctgtctcctcTCCGTGCTGCTGCTGGGGGAGCTCCCTCATGGTCTGAAAGCTGCTGCCCCTCTGGCGTTCAGGGTCTCCCTCCAGGGGCCGTAGGAGGGGCTGCCCAGCACTGTCAAGTGGAAGGAATTGGGAAGGACCAACGGCAGTATCTATTTGGTGGCTGTGCCCCTGCCCTTGGAGGACTGGAACAAATGGTTTATTTTCAAATAGCTTTAGTCCTGGGAAGTGATTTGTTTAATAGTTTTTGAGCCACAAAACTCTTTGA is a window of Vulpes lagopus strain Blue_001 chromosome 11, ASM1834538v1, whole genome shotgun sequence DNA encoding:
- the C11H11orf91 gene encoding uncharacterized protein C11orf91 homolog, coding for MPKGRRGSQSPTMSQRPAPPLYFPSLYDRGISSSPLSDFNIWKKLFVPLKAGAGAGTGAGRPLPQAPPVPAPPPPPPGLGPPSERPWPPPWPSGLASIPYEPLRFFYSPPPGPEGAASPLAPGPTAPRLAAASHPEELCELEIRIKELELLTITGDGFDSQRYKFLQALKDEKLQGLKTRQPGKKSAPLS